Genomic window (Juglans microcarpa x Juglans regia isolate MS1-56 chromosome 2S, Jm3101_v1.0, whole genome shotgun sequence):
aatttacctTCCTGGAAATATACAAGAACCATGACCTACAATCATTTAAACAACAAATGTTAGAACTTAAAAAAAGCATTATTAAGTCACATGACCTGAGACCCACATAGAAATCAACTGAAGAAACAAATGAGAAGAGACATGTTATGTTGCCTTCTTTACAGGTGTGTGATCTTACTTGGATCTGTGGTTGTGATCGCAGCAACCCCATTGAAGTCACATGACCCGGAATCCTTCCCCATCTGATGATAGTATGTGTCAAAAGCATACGTTGCATGTGCAAGCACATTGTCTGGTTCATAGCATGGTTTTCCCTGCAACAGTGGTGAGCAATCCACCTTGCCTGGTCCGCAAGCCCAATCTAATGCAGCCTGCAGCATCTTTGAGTCAGCACCATCCCTGGCAGTACAGTAAGTTTGGTTCGACGTATCATTTGCTAATACCATTCCTGATCCTGTCAAGTGTAAAATGTAAATGGGTGATCCATTTGCATCGAACAATCCCCAGTTCTTCTCTGAGACCGGTCCAAGTTTCATATCCTCATTATAGAGCTCGTAAATATAGGTACTAACAGCAATTCCAGGGTGTTTTGGAGTTCCAGTTTTGTTAAGCACATGCCTTATCAAATTGCTGTTATAAGCATTGGCATTTTCTACTGTTGCATCGGGTTCATTAGAATCGCCTTTTGAGGGCCAGCCAGATTCTGTCACCATCACAGGAATGTTGGTAAAATTTagaaaagccattgcaaagtaTGCTGCATCCACCATTGCATCAAATACATTGGAGTAATGGAGAAGAGTATTAGCATCGACAGCTTCtttatttggagggagaggctTGAAGAGTGCATAATCTAAGGGAATTACTCCATTTGATTGCATATAGTCATAATAAGGGTATACGTTGAGCATGAAAAACGAGCCAGTGGACTGCAAGAAATTGAACATAGGAACCAAAACCGGATTCCATGTGTGATTAAAGAAGGCTTGGGAAGGAGGGAATGAATCAAGGATAATAGATGAAGAAAGAGGTGTTGAAACTTTAATTTGACGGTCAAGATTAGACGCCACAAGTGCAGAATGAATGAACTTGAGGGCATTGACGAGAACTGTGGCTGCATTTGGAATGGCCGTTAGTACCTCAGAACCAACAGATATGGTTGTGATATTGGTGGCTGGGTAATGCGCTACAACATTGTGGGAGACCCAGTTAGCTGCAGTGGAATTTGATTGGCCAATTCCAAGGAGCTGTTCATTAGGGACAGAGACCATGACTTGGATGCCCGTGTTTGCAAGTGCAAGGAGCATGGCACGGTCGGCATTGTATAGGCGGACATGTCGGATTTGCTGGGCTTTGAGGAGGGCTACAACTTGAGTTGGATGAGGCATGTCGGAGAGGTCTGTTCCAATGTTCACACCAATAAATGCATCtgcaaaatgaaacaaaaaccaTTGTAATCTTGCATTTATTTCAAACATAAATCTCTCATAGGTCGTACAAATAACATGATTTGATCATGCATATACAAACAACATTTGAGAGGGCAAAGGTTCTGGAAATTAGAGCCAACCACCCCAACTAGACCAAATCAAACTGTTAAATCAATGGTTTGCCTTTTTCTAAACGATGAGATAAACAAGGCTCTCAAAAAAGGAAGTATCGGCAAAATACATGTAAGCACAAAATTCAACAGAACTTGCAGCTTCTGAAGCTATGGATAAAAACCTAAAGCAGAAAATCATGGCAGTATTAAAGACCACAACCCCAACCCATGTAGAAAAGAGACAATTTCAAGGAAAGCAtccataacaatatttttttattatttgtgtaAAATTTAGTTCAAAGGATCAGGTTGGACtgctattattttattttatttatttgtttgtgacCATTTATAATTGGCAAAAAACCATaaactttttgttttccttttctttttttcttccatttgagTTGGTGGGGAATTGGTCCCCCGAGATTCACCCCTGGACTGGAAAAATAGACATCATACTCCGGGAAGCAGTATGATATGGTCACAAAATGCAGCACCCATTTCTCCAATAACTTCTAGGTCCTAGCTCAGAAAAACCAAGTTCTAAGTTCTAAGTAGTGCCTAAATTCTGCAACCTTTGACCATTTGCACTACCAATGGACAGGCTActaacaaagaaaatatatgagtaGTGCTACACCCACCAAAGGGTAGCCCGAGGATGCTGATCCCAATTAAATGACCCATTAGCTGGCAGGcaattagacaaaaaaaaacaatgctgatctctctgttttttataaatcttttactgcataaaaagaaggaaagggaCATTATCTCCATAGGGGGCCATGGCATTCATGTTCACCAGACTCTCTGTTCTACATATATACGGATATGTATGGAACATATTTTATTACTGTTATTACTCGTAAAAGAGAAAAGCAAAGGCCACCCGCCTCCTTGCACTTCATAGAATAAGTATAAAACAATTCAACAATCTACTTCcagataataatatttaaaccccccccccccccccccccccccccccccccccccccccccccccccccccccccccaaaaaaaaaaaaaaaaaaactctcctATCCTTTATTTCACTCTTTAATGTCTTACCTACCAAACCACCAACACACACATCTCAGTAACaggaagagtgagagagagagagaagccattttttttttttcaaacatccGCCAATGCCTATCTAGTATATATGCCCATATAATTATctctaacaaataaatatatatgcccTTAATATTGAAATCCTCAAAAGGCTCAACGAAAGGAGGGTTACTAAGATCTCAAAGAGAACACACATgatgattcaaaaaaaaaaaaagagagagaacacaCATGCAGGCAATGTAAAATATATCACAAACTAAAAGAAACAACGGGTTGGGTACTACGACCATAAGCGAAGTCTAAAatcaaaactattaaaaaagtCACCTTCATCAGCTGCTACTGCAGAAGCTGctaacagaagaagaagaaggataaCCACAGCCATCGATTCCTCAGTGGGTAGTTGGGAATTCCTGAAGACGAGTGAAGAGTTGAATCTGAAGAAACCCAacagagaagaagagagatagagagagagagagattcagtGAGAGCATGGGAGTGGAAGAGAAGACCCCtaataaatgaacaaaataaagtGGGGCAAAGGTGTGggaaatataataaagaaagaataatagtGGTGCCCACAAAACACGTGGAAAGTTATTTCTCCCTGGTTGATCTGACGGCTTAATGAATCATCTGCAGGGTTTTTACAGTAAACAAAGATTGAGCAGTTCTGAAAGGAATAGATGCCCAATGGCCAAGGAATGAGTCTGGCTGGAAGGGATAGCCGTTGCAAgcttttttttcagttttgttgGTACATTGATTACCTTGGAGCATTGTGTTTGCacataaatatgatacgtttTTTACGAGGATAAAAACTGGGGAAGTGGGGCTCCTCCGCGCTGCGTGCAAATAGACAAAGAACAGCTTCAGTAGGGACAAACGAAATGATCCAGATCGCTTCAACGGTCATATTTACCGTCCTTTATTATGTCCTTATTATTATCATTGGTacttaaaataaagtaaaataagtacttaataattttcaagatttgTTTGACATCAGATTACTCATAATTgcaatatcataaatatttatacacggtttttttttttttttaaagaagaagacaagtactttaattttattgattatttttatttatgatgaaagaaaactgtaattacaaaaaaatggagaaaataaataagcaaaaaaCCAAAATCCAAACATCAAAATTGCTAAGACAAACTAgtcatatttcattattttaagaTAAACAGTAAGAATGTTTCAGAACATTATTTGTTTCCTTAAAATATGTGTTTCACAAGATTATTTTCTAGGAGTTTCTTGGGGATTTAACCCCGGAGCCATGGCACATCGTCCCATGCCAAGGTAGTGTGgagagtactttttttttttttctttaaatattggcaaatatatatgatatattttgaaagaaattagTTGGAAAATGTGGGGTAGATTTACAAAAATCAGAAATACACtttctcaacaaaaaaaaaaaaaaaaaaaaaagtggggtgGATTACTTAAAGTTTGATTAATGAAGTATTGcggtttatttaaaaaaaaaaaaaagaaatacacttTCTCTAAAACTGTGTTGATATATGATTTTGAGCAGATATCCAAGACAAACTATTCATTCTCCCATGAACAACAGAAATATGAAGAGGAAAGCGGGTGGGAAAGCAGGGTTGGATGGATGGGAGAACAGGCGTGGTTTCATGAAGtttaagcatatttttttttagggcTGAGAAATTAAGCCCCGTTCGGATATagaaatgatttcatctcaactcatctcattccatctcatctcattattacaattttattaaatttttatataaaatataataaacaattcaattttttcaagtctcaaaataataataatattaaaaaataatattttattcaactttcatctaaaatcatctcatgtcatttcactatccaagtGTGACCTAATTGGTAGTTGTGATTTAACTTAATATCAAGTTGTTTAATGTGCTTTTCATCCTTGTGCTTTTAATTTGATCAAATTgatgcttttataaaaaaaaaaaaaaatgttattaaatcCCTTGACATGTGGGCTTGGCATGTcacgcataaaaaaaaaattagaaaaactttaaacagctttttagaatttaaaatatataataattaaattattttctaaaagatTTTCCCCCATGGCCTTGCACATCCCTTAGCAAGAAGGTAGCGACacatatgagaaaaaataataattcaaataattttatgaagaaGGAATTTTTGCAAGCCCACAAGCCCAACGTGTCAAGAaatgtggtattaaatgataagtttataagtgaaatataataattagtctttaatcatctaatattacattataagatgatgaaaattaagataatgagtattattactcttttacaaattaggttgaattttttttaaaagactaATTTAGCCTAAAATTTTGGCGAACATTTGTTAAGCACGTAGGATGtataaactttttaataatctaattttaaatattaccaCATATGCGAGaagtatataatttataatgatattaaaataaaaaattctatttataaactattgtGGATAACACATCTAAGAGAGTGCATGCATCAAGCATACATAAAAGACTGTTAATAACACTAAATCAATCTAACAGAACTCAAAGCATTAATTAGCACAatagctagtttttttttttttttttttttcccaacattGAGACATGTATAAGCTAGCTTTTAATCACTTATTATGGAGCCAGTTTAGACACTCAGAACACAACACATgctctccaaaaaaaaaaaaaaaaaaaaaggaacacgACACACATACGAGGATGGGCACACCGCGACATTATTACATACATGCAAAAACTTATAATTTCAGGGCCTACAGAGGTACTCAGGACAAAGGTAAGCATCCAGGCCTTGGGACATCTAAACTGCAAAGTCCACATAATTTTCAAGGCGAGCTACTTGAGTCTATTTTGTGGTTTTCAAAAccttattttgaattttatgaatcGAACCTCTTTCAGAGTTATATGATTATATCCATGTTTTTATgccttttttcaatttcaatattataatttttgttaattaactAGCGgccataataattttaattttattcgaACTGAAAAAGATAATGCGAGGGGTGTTAAGTTCGGATTTCCGAAGAAAACCCACCCCGGACAAGCTGGAAAAAGTCTTTAGAGGGAGGGGGAAATAGTAGAGAACAGAGTGGGTAGACTTATCTTTTAAAGTCGGGTGGACGTGGCAAGAAAGAACCTTGTCATTGGCCTTATAAGATATTAGCTTCCAATTGCTTGGGACAAAAAGGTTTTGGAAAAAGCTATAGTAGAATCTGCCTGGCATCTTcgtcaactcatcattataatttttttaaatcttaatataaaatataataaataatttaattttttcaaattttaaaataataataatattaaaaaataatattctaataatattttatcatctcaactcaactcaattcgaCATCCAAATACAGCCTTACTCTCAATACTTTGGCGCCTTTTCAATTGCTTAGGACAAGGAGTTTAATatcgaataaatatttaaattataattagaattaaaataaataaaaagataaaaattaatattttaatagaataataatagatttagagaatttgttatttgatgttGAAAAGTGActagataaatttataaaagtaaattctcTAACTAGTCAAATTTTATTGAGGCCACTACTAACACTCTTAATTCCCATCTAATTTGGGTTTTTTGACATCCTCCTGATCTAGTGTAAGATACAAAAAAGGGAggaaacaaaagagagaaaaattgcaGTGGCATGGGATTAAAGGTTGCACTGAAAAGAAGATCCATGTGAACTATGACgacatttattttgttttatttgtagtttttagAACTTATCATGATTGGTAAGTGATCGACGTATTACTTGTGGGGTTAGTGACAGAAACTAATTTCGCTTTTGAAATAACATGAAGGCCCCATGTTGGTGTATTTGGGAAAGAAGAACATGGGCAATGTAAATCGATCGTCATAGGTAATTCAGCATTGCTTGATGCATGCATGCgctggcttatatatttttgtaagagATGAACCCGCCTGGCCTATGTAGCCAGCTCGTTTCGGATACTGGCATTATCATTGGCTGCATAGATAGCTATTCGGGAAGCAGCTTGGCCTTTTTTTGGATGGCTTCTTGGTGGGTTTTAATTCCTTTTCCCCCTGCAGATGTTTGTACTTAAGTACGGCTAAATACTTCAAGCAACGAAGAACACTTTACGCTTAACATGAACAAACCAGTGAGTAGTTTTGGGAGCTTTAAGGCGCTGACATAGAATAATCGTATAATCTTGTCAACCACCCATCACTTGCCCTTAATCTAATGCATCAGATACAAGTATATTCTCGGGAAAAGAGAGACGCAGAGAGAGAGGTTCCGCAGAAGATAACTTTGAGCTGAAGGTACCCGGAGCAGGATAAGGCTTGAAAGCGCATGGGCTAAGGCCGGACCCAATATGCTTTTTGTACAGAAGTCGAAATTATGCATGGGCTCAGCTTTAGCCTAAGCTCAAGCTCTATGGATGTCAATCAACCCAATGATCCAGTAGACCTTTAATAGgatcaagaaagaaaagctcCTAAAAATCATTCAATctgagttcttttttttttttttttttttttctctcttgggTCCGTTTCTTTCCTTCCGCAAACAACTCGATAATTACATTTTTCAGGGGGAAAAATCAACTTTTATTTGATTCGGCAATGATgtaatttatgatttaaaaaaaatattagtcgaATTAATCATTCCCAACCCGCgacaaaagaaacagaaaaagctTTTGAGGAACCTTGAATCATCATTAAATTGATAAACcatatttaaaacattttagtttttagattttgttttgttttggtgcGTTTCTGACATCGAAAGGAGTGGGAGCCAGGTAAGCCATGCTGCAGACCTCAAAAGGAGCCCATTTTTTGTAGCTTTGTCCCAACAGACAGACAGACACTCTCTACTAACAGAACATGTGTTCGCCGACGTGTTAAAATGTGAGTGATACACCGACACAAATCCAATCGATATTCTCAAGGACTATGGaaatccaaaaccaaaaaatgtttgggGTGCGAAGTGTCTCGATGCTATTCCCCAAATAACTTGTTAATGATGATCAATGGGTGCCGTCCAAAACCAATTGTCTCACTCCTTCCAATATTCTACAACTATTTGGCACGTCTCTGATCTGGAACTATGTAGAAGCCTAGCTAACGTGGTTGCAGAAGATAAGGTTTGTATAAAATGAAAGGGGCATGCATTAACCATGAAATATACAAAAGCTTTTTGAATatccaccatcatcatcatataaaaaatcttcaTCATGACTCATGAGATGGGAAAGTCGTCTTGtgtgtataaaaatatttctcatatttgtTGTTGTGGCGAGCAGCGAGCGATACATATGCTTAAATTTATGTACTTCAGTTGACTTAATTCCGTCTGTTGGACCCCATGAGAGCGGGATCCTGCCCTAGATTAATAGTGAAAGACACCTCAATTCATCCAAAACCAAGTAGTCAAGAATTAATAAGCCAAAAAAGGATAATATTGTTTACCACAAACCCAAAAGCAAGCAGTGATCGATCGATGTACGTAGCAACTTAGGTAGCCATCGGAAGAGCAAGTGGTGGCTCAAGTCATGTTAGTGTCATGTTCCATTAATGGCCCATCTAGTGCCTTTTCCCTCACCCGTCTCCCAAATGATCACTTGGACAccgcaaaaataaaaataaaatttctttcaagTTCTTGTACAAATTTAAAGAATTGAGTGTGACACGTAATAAAATGAGCCTTACttcatttattgtttatttaatgctctatgaaatatttatacaaacaataataataatgtacaCTATTACacaaaaattgtttatttgtagtcgattatttcttacaaaaatgattattttctattaaaatgagtttattttcgttacaaatagttatttttattgcaaataatccattacaaatgcttatttttcttatagtgaacCCACTTTATAATATGTCACAGTTTCTCCCACTTGAAGTCTTCAAACTCGAACAAGAACTCGAGAGGTCCTTGATTCAGCCCTGGGATAGTATATTTTTTCCTCTAAACCCTACTTGTGGTtacttctctctccctctaaaTCCCAATTCGATATTCCATTGCTACTTCTAATTCCGTGCCCTCAGTTTGACATATGCATTCATGACTGATCGATCAACTGCGTCATCAAAGTGTAAGTGTAACATAGTAAACGTAAACGTTTTCCCGCTATCATGAGATaacaaaagccattgcaaatgGCCATGTCTCGTGTTATCGCTAATTCTAATTCAAAATTATTGCAGGAAGGAATACAATAGATATTAGGTAGAACATGATCCAGTACTAACCATGCACTCATTGGCACATTGATTCTGTTTAATGTATTCACGATTAACTGTCATGTAGAAATGAATGACAGGAAATTTAAGTAGAGGGGACCCAAAATCCCACTAAGTTAGAAACCGACGTGAGTGGGGGCGACGAAGGAGCCTATGATTCGGCGACCGCCCCAATCAAGTAGCCATTGATCCAAGCATGCTCATATCATATAGACTGCATGGTCCTTAGTCACATTGCCTTATccctttaaagaaaaaaagggtgGCTGACAATATTATCGGCCTGATCTGcctttttaaaaacaaaaaaaaaaaaaagggataacaGTACATATTCTGCCGACCTCTGGCTTCCTCTTCTCCTCTCATCCCTTTCTCCCTCATGTTCATTTTCACTTCCAACACTTCAAtcttttccctttcctttttgcCGTTACAGTTCCTTGTATCATGTTGGTTTGGATAAGTAATAATGTGGCATAAATTATTCTATTGTAAAGTTGATATGTAGAGCACAAcatccacatcacttaaatagtaagaattgatttgtaagatttaaattttaaaatttatttattaaattaaattatatcatataaataatttattagataTACTCTAGACGcctacatgaaaataaaagatttcaaatttctgattaaaactataataacaAACTTTGTTCACATTGGTCTAAACAGAGTCCACATAATAGGTCCTACAAAGAGGAAATGCCAACATAAAATGGcgaaaatatattaatacaaatgATTCAAATGACTGCTATTTAGTTTGGTGAAAAAGTGGGAGAAGAGATTACTTCACTGTGACCTCATACTGCATCACCCAATGTTTTGACTTTTGTTagactttctttctttcagaTATTGCCTTTGTGCCCATGCCGTCCTGCACTGCACTGTACCAACTCATATAGCCATGTGGGGCCTTCTCTCAAATGGTTTCAGCATTTTTCTTCCCCCCGCGTTCTATTTCTACGCCTTTGTCGGCGAGTGGAAGCAAAAGGCTCCTACTTTGCGTTTGTTACGTGGGGACCCGCGTTTTGCTCTTTATGAATTCAAAGTCATCAGTAACCCCACGCGCTATGTTACATCTTTATGAATTCAAAGTCATCAGTAACGCCACGCGCTATGTTACATCTGCATGATGCGTCACGCCCACTGTctatttggagaaaaaaaaaaaaaaaatcattttagttTCTTATTCAAATTCAGAGTCTCGAAAGCCAAATGGCACGTACAACAGTAGTGCGCAAAtgttaagtaattttttttgaacaggaatgaaatatattattaaaaaattaatttttttcatctaaatttaatacttattttaaaaaaaaaattatacgatatttacaCAGTTTAtgttgcaaatatcatttattgtgaaaaaatagtattaaataaaattcactttatatatttatatttttctaaggtttaaacaataaaaaatgaaaagaccATACGATTAATATGTTGGACCATGACTTCCATAGTTCCATAGATtctaatttgaataataaaaagcaTTGTAACTGAGTATGTAATTACTCTCAAACAATATATGAAGTTTTGATCATGCTGGATCTCGCGAGGATTGTGCGGTCAAGTCGTATGATCTAATCGAATCTGCATTTGAAATTTTCGATTGTGAATGTTGCTGTGAAAGTTACAGTACCGAGGCAACAAAAGTTATGGACCGGTTCTGGACTTTGCTTTTACAAAAACTGTGTGCCCTCCGACCATAATAATGCCGGTCGGAAATGTCAATAATAAagcctttctctctctctctctctctgagttttCAAACCCAACCAAAGACGGAACAAAGTTTCGACAGACATTTCACTTACAGACAATTTAGAAATTAAGGTTgttaatattcataaatattatatatagatgctCGTGGAAGGGAAAATAGGTCTATGTGTGGGGGGTAGTGGGGCTTGATTAAAAAGATGCTCCAAGTCATTGCAATGATATCACGAGTGGTTTCTTTTGCCATTTTCATTACTTTGTTTCAGCTGATTATTGGAGTAAAGGACCCACCAAATAATGAtgatgttgatatatatatatatatatatatatatatatatatatatatatatgcaaacgtgttttaagagaaattaaatatgatataataGGATGGATATTCATTCCAATCCATGATATTATAGTGGAATATGAGTTTGATTTATCCAACATTCCTTTGGAGCATGAACATCTTCATTAGCTTGGCCAAACGAAAAAGTTgattaaaatttacataattgatgCAAAAAACATTCGATATTGAATTGggtaaatctaaaataatttaaattttttctacaATAGTTGGTCAAAGATAGAGAACTATAATTAATtcactaaatattaaaatactaatttctcactccaaacaaatattaaaatattaatttcccattccaaaaaaaatactatttgatttgtaattaagaattttagatgagtttaatcaatttttattattattagcattaaatgacttttaaaaatatgattttttatataattattattaacatttaattgccAAAGCTACacaatgtgataaaaataaattaaataaaaaacttattaaattaataatattttattattatatagagagtaaatggataatctaatatggagattgaatttaaatggaataagtaaatataaaaaagtgtaatattagctaaattttaaagataatttagtcaagccaatgaggatactcttaggattatatatatatatatatatatacatacttatcaatcatattaattatGGTAATATTTCTATATCTCTTTTCAAGAGGTTGTTCAAACTCCACCCATTATGGATTTGGAACTGATGAGGTATGAATGACtattctataaattttaaaatacttaaattaaaaaagaataaagatgagtttatatgagTGAAGATAATCGTGGCTAATTCAATAAATGTATAATCATCTTTTACACTATGAAATACATAGATAAATAAGTTTTGgaaggttttatttttcatctcaaaatctcTCATGATTAATAAGTAGTTCatgatatatgaaataattaaaaatgggTATCAACAAGGATAATCGTTAGTTTTCTCTTGTTGATTGATTGGGGTACGAAATGGATAAAAACAtccacatgctattatattGGAACTAAAGTGATCAAAGGATATATAATAAGATGATTGTTTTTCTAGAAATTGCTAATTCCGAAGAGCCACGTACGATCGAGGAGTGTGAACGCAATGGTACAAGTCAGAAAGATTCACCACGAGATAATGGGTGGCCCAAAAAATGAATTCAAACTCAGTGCTGCCCGTCTATATTCTGAATTCTTACACCTCT
Coding sequences:
- the LOC121252211 gene encoding glucan endo-1,3-beta-glucosidase 2-like → MAVVILLLLLLAASAVAADEDAFIGVNIGTDLSDMPHPTQVVALLKAQQIRHVRLYNADRAMLLALANTGIQVMVSVPNEQLLGIGQSNSTAANWVSHNVVAHYPATNITTISVGSEVLTAIPNAATVLVNALKFIHSALVASNLDRQIKVSTPLSSSIILDSFPPSQAFFNHTWNPVLVPMFNFLQSTGSFFMLNVYPYYDYMQSNGVIPLDYALFKPLPPNKEAVDANTLLHYSNVFDAMVDAAYFAMAFLNFTNIPVMVTESGWPSKGDSNEPDATVENANAYNSNLIRHVLNKTGTPKHPGIAVSTYIYELYNEDMKLGPVSEKNWGLFDANGSPIYILHLTGSGMVLANDTSNQTYCTARDGADSKMLQAALDWACGPGKVDCSPLLQGKPCYEPDNVLAHATYAFDTYYHQMGKDSGSCDFNGVAAITTTDPSHGSCIFPGSVGKNGSLVNITAPSMNSTSSDSSGHSIYSSGLTSVLIIVGVLIWSAVFL